A region from the Equus asinus isolate D_3611 breed Donkey chromosome 3, EquAss-T2T_v2, whole genome shotgun sequence genome encodes:
- the NKX3-2 gene encoding homeobox protein Nkx-3.2, translating to MAVRGANTLTPFSIQAILNKKEERGGLPAPEGRPVLGGTAVAVAAPPAVCCWRLFGETEAGVLGGTEDSLLASPAGTRTAAGRTAESPGGWDSDSALSEENEGGRRCADAPGASGTGRAGGNLGLGQPVCELPAAKDLEEEAAGRSDSEMSASVSGDRSPRAEDDGVGPGSARVSALCPGAGGGGGGPAGGAEEEEEPAAPKPRKKRSRAAFSHAQVFELERRFNHQRYLSGPERADLAASLKLTETQVKIWFQNRRYKTKRRQMAADLLASAPAAKKVAVKVLVRDDQRQYLPGEVLRPPSLLPLQPSFYYPYYCLPGWALSTCAAAAGTQ from the exons ATGGCTGTGCGCGGCGCCAACACCTTGACGCCCTTCTCCATCCAGGCGATCCTCAACAAGAAAGAGGAGCGCGGCGGGCTACctgcgccggaggggcgcccggTACTCGGGGGCACAGCGGTGGCAGTGGCTGCGCCGCCCGCTGTCTGCTGCTGGCGGCTGTTTGGGGAAACAGAGGCGGGTGTGCTGGGGGGCACCGAAGACTCTCTATTGGCGTCGCCTGCCGGGACTAGAACGGCTGCGGGGCGGACCGCGGAGAGCCCTGGAGGCTGGGACTCGGACTCTGCGCTGAGCGAGGAGAACGAGGGCGGGCGGCGCTGCGCGGATGCGCCGGGGGCCAGCGGGACAGGCCGTGCGGGGGGGAACCTGGGCCTTGGCCAGCCGGTCTGCGAGCTGCCCGCCGCCAAGGATCTGGAGGAAGAAGCCGCGGGCCGAAGCGACAGCGAGATGTCGGCCAGCGTCTCAG GCGACCGCAGCCCTAGAGCCGAGGACGACGGTGTTGGCCCCGGAAGCGCACGCGTGTCCGCACTGTGCCCtggagccggcggcggcggcggcgggccggcgggcggcgcggaggaggaggaggagcccgcGGCGCCCAAGCCGCGCAAGAAGCGCTCGCGGGCCGCCTTCTCCCACGCGCAAGTCTTCGAGCTGGAGCGCCGCTTCAACCACCAGCGCTACCTGTCTGGGCCCGAGCGCGCAGATCTGGCCGCGTCGCTGAAGCTCACAGAGACGCAGGTGAAGATCTGGTTCCAGAACCGTCGCTACAAGACCAAGCGTCGGCAGATGGCTGCCGACCTGCTGGCCTCCGCACCCGCCGCCAAGAAGGTGGCTGTGAAAGTGCTGGTGCGCGACGACCAGAGACAGTATCTGCCTGGAGAGGTGCTGCGGCCACCCTCGCTGCTGCCACTGCAGCCCTCCTTTTATTATCCTTACTACTGCCTCCCTGGCTGGGCACTCTCCACGTGCGCAGCCGCCGCTGGCACCCAGTGA